One Aneurinibacillus migulanus genomic window, CATGTTCATATACCTATATCGGTATTTTTAAGGATTTTAATTTGTTAGGGTTTCGCATGATTAAAAAGTGGTTTTTATATACATCTGATTTGATACATCGACAAATTCTTGTGGTGAGAGGGAAGAAAAGAAGGAAGGGCGGTGGGCGGGAACGAAAAAGATACGTTTGCCTTTCTTCTGCTGGGCCGCAGGGCGCATCCAACCTCTTCTTTTTCTGAATCACCTCCTTCCAACCACGCTACTCTGTCAAAATATCAAGTGTAATTTATATAGTGCAAAGCTTTCTTTGAATTATAAAATAACACGAAAAAGTAGAGATTAAGAAATGATTCAGAGTGTGAGAATTGAAAAGAAAGGATGGTATGAGGTTTGCATACCAATCAGTTATTTTATAATCAAAACTCCTTTCCTATGGATACAAGGATATGAACAGGAAGGAATCTAATAATATGAGCCTTATGCTTGAGATAGAACAGAAGCGATCAAGGATGTTAGAAGTGGCTAAACAAAAAGGCTTCAATCTACTACATCCAGATGTTCTCCGGGCCAGTCAAGAACTGGACAAGTTGATTGAAAAGCAAATGAAACAAATTCGTAAAAGAAACGAGCAGACAGAATAAGATAAAGCTGTAAGCTATTTAGAAGCATCAATATTTATAGACCCCATAACATCCAGTAAAAGCATTATGCTACATTCCCCCAAGTATACTCATTTTGAATCTTTCCCTCTATATTTACATACAAAATCCAGTTTATTAGGCCATTATCTACTACATTGTAGGTCAAAACGAGTAGAAGAGTGAATATCCCGTCCCTACACTTTTTATATTTTTTTACTTAAAATGGAGAGTAGGCTATATCTATATACATTTGATTTGATAAATTGACAAATTCTTGTGGTGGGAGGTAAGAAAAGAAGGAAGGGCGGTGAGCGGGAGCGGTCGGAAAAAGACACGTTTGCCTTTCTTCTGTTGGATCACAGGGCGCATCCGACCTCTTCTTTTTCTGAATTGCCTCCTTCCAACCACGCTACCCTGTCAAAATATCAAGTATAATTTATATAAGACGTACTGGATGGGTATAGAAACTTTAGTAATAGATTATTAGAGTAATAGGAGCCGTATATAATGGATTATCGTATTCAGGCA contains:
- a CDS encoding aspartyl-phosphate phosphatase Spo0E family protein codes for the protein MNRKESNNMSLMLEIEQKRSRMLEVAKQKGFNLLHPDVLRASQELDKLIEKQMKQIRKRNEQTE